From the genome of Hymenobacter cellulosilyticus, one region includes:
- a CDS encoding glycoside hydrolase family 3 C-terminal domain-containing protein, which translates to MKSVAVIGANATRENAMGGGSAQVKAKYEITPLQGLKNALGTKAKITYAPGYTVAPGQKADAKLIAEAVAAAKASEVAIIVGGWIHGYDYSKWDQNAYDAESVDKPDMNMPFGQDELVQAVLKANPNTVVVLLGGGPIDVSAWAGQAKGIVEAWYPGMEGGNALAHILFGDVNPSGKLPLTFPVKLEDSPAHKIGEYPSTPGNPLKQFYKDDIFVGYRYFDTYKVAPQFAFGHGLSYTTFKYDKLTVTPGKQSATVKLTVTNTGKTAGAEVVQVYVHDEQAAVKRPEKELKGFDKVFLKPGESKTVTVNLDSNAFQYYDEGKKQWVLEPGKFDVLVGSSSRDIRLTGNVTL; encoded by the coding sequence GTGAAAAGTGTGGCCGTTATCGGGGCCAATGCCACCCGCGAAAACGCCATGGGTGGCGGCAGTGCCCAGGTGAAAGCCAAGTATGAAATTACTCCCCTGCAGGGCCTGAAAAATGCCTTGGGCACCAAGGCTAAGATTACCTACGCGCCCGGCTACACCGTGGCCCCGGGCCAGAAAGCTGATGCCAAGCTGATTGCCGAAGCGGTAGCCGCGGCCAAAGCCTCGGAAGTAGCCATCATCGTGGGCGGCTGGATTCACGGCTACGACTACAGCAAGTGGGACCAGAACGCCTACGACGCCGAAAGCGTGGACAAGCCCGACATGAACATGCCCTTCGGCCAGGATGAGCTGGTACAGGCTGTGCTTAAAGCCAACCCCAACACCGTAGTGGTGCTGCTCGGCGGCGGCCCGATTGATGTGTCGGCCTGGGCCGGTCAGGCCAAAGGCATTGTGGAAGCCTGGTACCCCGGTATGGAAGGCGGCAACGCCCTGGCGCACATTCTGTTTGGCGACGTGAACCCCTCGGGCAAGCTGCCCCTGACGTTCCCCGTGAAGCTGGAAGACTCGCCGGCCCACAAGATTGGCGAATACCCCAGCACGCCCGGCAACCCGCTCAAGCAGTTCTATAAGGACGACATCTTCGTGGGTTACCGCTACTTCGACACCTACAAAGTAGCTCCGCAGTTTGCCTTCGGCCACGGCTTGAGCTATACCACCTTCAAGTACGACAAGCTAACCGTAACGCCCGGTAAGCAGAGCGCCACCGTGAAGCTGACGGTGACCAATACCGGCAAAACCGCCGGGGCCGAAGTGGTGCAGGTGTACGTGCACGACGAGCAGGCTGCCGTGAAGCGCCCCGAGAAGGAGCTTAAGGGCTTCGACAAGGTTTTCCTCAAGCCCGGCGAGTCGAAAACCGTAACGGTGAACCTCGATTCGAATGCCTTCCAGTACTACGACGAGGGTAAAAAGCAGTGGGTCCTGGAGCCCGGCAAGTTCGACGTGCTGGTGGGTAGCTCCTCCCGCGACATTCGTCTCACCGGCAACGTGACCCTGTAA
- a CDS encoding DUF5110 domain-containing protein: MPLFVPEGAILPFGPEIQYAAEKPADPLTLYVYTGRDGQFTLYEDEDVNYNYEKGAFATIPLRYDEKAKTLTIGARQGAFPGMTTQRTFRVVAVSKARPVPANLTQTAGQTVSYSGQAVTVPVE; encoded by the coding sequence ATGCCGCTGTTTGTGCCCGAAGGCGCCATCCTGCCTTTTGGCCCCGAAATCCAGTACGCCGCCGAAAAGCCTGCCGACCCGCTGACGCTCTACGTCTACACTGGCCGCGACGGGCAGTTTACGCTCTACGAGGACGAGGACGTGAACTACAACTACGAAAAGGGTGCCTTTGCCACCATTCCCCTGCGCTACGACGAAAAGGCCAAAACCCTGACCATCGGGGCCCGGCAGGGCGCGTTTCCGGGCATGACGACCCAGCGCACGTTTCGGGTAGTGGCCGTCAGCAAAGCCCGGCCTGTACCTGCTAACCTAACCCAGACCGCGGGCCAAACCGTTAGCTATTCCGGGCAGGCCGTGACCGTGCCGGTAGAATAA
- a CDS encoding gluconokinase produces the protein MSASQVFIIMGVSGSGKTTVGRLLAQKLSLSFFDADDFHSPENIAKMQGGTPLTDDDRQGWLTSLAASIQEWSQGKGAVLACSALKEKYRQELSAAASQPIAWTLLDGSLELVRRRLEGRQGHYMNPALLDSQFATLERPAYALRLPIDAAPEYLVSRIVAHFSPADSPA, from the coding sequence ATGTCAGCCAGCCAGGTCTTCATCATTATGGGCGTATCGGGCAGTGGCAAAACCACCGTGGGCCGCCTGCTAGCCCAGAAGCTCAGCCTGTCATTCTTTGATGCCGACGACTTTCACTCGCCCGAAAACATAGCCAAAATGCAGGGCGGTACCCCGCTCACCGACGACGACCGACAGGGCTGGCTAACCAGCCTGGCTGCCAGCATTCAGGAGTGGAGCCAGGGCAAAGGCGCTGTGCTGGCCTGCTCCGCCCTGAAGGAAAAGTACCGTCAGGAGCTCAGCGCCGCTGCTTCTCAGCCTATTGCCTGGACACTCCTGGATGGTTCGCTGGAACTGGTGCGCCGGCGGCTGGAAGGGCGGCAAGGCCACTACATGAACCCGGCGCTGCTAGACTCGCAGTTTGCCACTCTGGAGCGGCCGGCCTATGCGCTACGCCTGCCCATCGATGCCGCCCCGGAATACCTGGTAAGCCGGATAGTTGCTCACTTCAGCCCGGCCGATTCGCCAGCTTAA
- a CDS encoding gluconate:H+ symporter produces MPFLILLLAVLALIGLISWAKVHPFLAFLLVSLGVGLALGLPTAKLLGAVSQGLGETLGSVLIVIVLGAMLGKIVAESGAAQQIAAALISAFGTRYIQWTLMVVGFIIGIPLFYNVGFVLMIPLIFSVVYKYKLPAVFVGLPMLAALSVMHGFLPPHPSPTALVAQFHADLGLTFCYGLLIAIPAIILAGPVYAHTLRNIVAVPLAGFVADTRPESALPGRLNSFLSSLLPVLLLAPVLGLQAVLPAGNAAAPVLTFLAEPVVAMLLSVGVATITLGTRQGKSLAAVMDAYSASVKDVALILLIIGGAGAFKQVLVASGISGAIAAGLLDTGVPPLLLGWLIAAAIRVSLGSATIAGLTAAGVMLPTMAQSHANPNLMVLSIGAGSLLLSHFNDAGFWLFKEYFNLSVRDTLRSWTVMETIVSVVGLAGVLLLDWLLPLM; encoded by the coding sequence ATGCCCTTTCTGATTCTGCTACTGGCCGTGCTGGCGTTGATTGGGCTCATCAGCTGGGCGAAAGTGCATCCGTTTCTGGCGTTTCTGCTGGTTTCGCTCGGGGTCGGTTTAGCCCTGGGCCTGCCGACGGCTAAGCTGCTAGGGGCCGTGTCGCAGGGCCTGGGCGAAACCCTGGGCTCGGTGCTTATTGTCATTGTGCTGGGCGCTATGCTGGGCAAAATCGTGGCCGAAAGCGGGGCTGCCCAGCAGATTGCCGCCGCCCTAATCAGCGCCTTCGGCACCCGCTACATTCAGTGGACGCTCATGGTCGTGGGCTTTATCATCGGCATTCCGCTGTTCTACAACGTGGGCTTTGTACTGATGATACCGCTCATCTTCTCGGTGGTCTACAAGTACAAGCTGCCGGCCGTATTCGTAGGCCTGCCCATGCTGGCGGCGCTTTCCGTGATGCACGGGTTTTTGCCGCCTCACCCGTCGCCCACGGCCCTGGTGGCCCAGTTTCACGCCGACCTGGGCCTGACCTTCTGCTACGGCCTGCTCATTGCCATACCGGCCATTATCCTGGCCGGGCCCGTGTACGCGCACACGCTGCGCAATATCGTAGCCGTGCCCCTGGCGGGGTTCGTGGCCGATACCCGCCCCGAAAGCGCCTTGCCGGGCCGGCTGAACAGCTTTCTGTCGTCGTTGCTGCCCGTACTGCTGCTGGCCCCGGTGCTGGGCTTGCAGGCCGTGCTTCCCGCCGGCAACGCCGCGGCCCCGGTGCTGACGTTTCTGGCCGAGCCGGTGGTAGCTATGCTGCTTTCCGTTGGCGTTGCTACTATTACCCTGGGCACTAGGCAGGGCAAGAGCCTGGCGGCGGTAATGGACGCGTATTCGGCCTCGGTGAAGGATGTAGCGCTGATTCTGCTCATCATCGGTGGGGCGGGAGCCTTCAAGCAGGTGCTGGTGGCCAGTGGCATCAGCGGGGCCATAGCCGCGGGTCTGCTCGATACCGGAGTGCCGCCGCTGCTGCTGGGCTGGCTGATTGCCGCCGCCATCCGGGTGAGTCTGGGCTCGGCCACCATTGCCGGCCTGACGGCCGCTGGCGTGATGCTGCCCACCATGGCCCAGTCGCACGCCAACCCCAACCTGATGGTGCTTTCCATCGGGGCGGGCAGCCTGCTGTTGTCGCACTTCAACGACGCGGGCTTCTGGCTTTTCAAAGAGTACTTCAACCTTTCCGTGCGCGACACGCTGCGCTCTTGGACGGTGATGGAAACCATTGTGTCGGTGGTCGGGCTGGCGGGTGTGCTGCTGCTCGACTGGCTACTGCCGCTGATGTAG
- the pruA gene encoding L-glutamate gamma-semialdehyde dehydrogenase produces the protein MANGFFNVPTPINEPVKGYAPGSKERAELQQALKDLKKQQVDIPMHIGGQEVRTGNTQRISPPHDHQHTLGYFHEGDASHVQQAIDAALAARTQWAELPWEHRASIFLKAAELLAGPYRARINAATMLGQSKNAYQAEIDAACELIDFFRFNVFFMQEIYKQQPESLPGMWNRLEQRPLEGFVFALTPFNFTSIAANLPASVAMMGNVVVWKPAYTQIYSAQVLMELFKEAGVPDGVINLVYVDGPVTGDVIFNHRDFAGIHFTGSTGVFQNIWKTIGQNIHKYKSYPRIVGETGGKDFILAHHSAHPRQVATAITRGAFEYQGQKCSAASRAYIPSNIWDEVKGYVQEDLKSIKMGDVEDFSNFVNAVITEASFDKLARYIDAAKADDSVEIIAGGGHDKSKGYFIEPTVIVTKNPQYVTMCEELFGPVLTLHVYDSQDFEKTLDLVDGTSPYALTGAIFAQDRYAIDLASKKLVHAAGNFYINDKPTGAVVGQQPFGGARASGTNDKAGSMLNLLRWVSPRAIKETFVTPVDYRYPFMGVDTGENLNITGQGGF, from the coding sequence ATGGCCAACGGCTTTTTCAACGTCCCGACCCCGATCAACGAACCCGTCAAAGGCTACGCGCCCGGCTCCAAGGAGCGTGCCGAGCTGCAGCAGGCTCTCAAAGACCTCAAGAAGCAGCAGGTCGATATTCCGATGCACATCGGTGGCCAGGAAGTTCGCACCGGCAACACCCAGCGCATCAGTCCGCCCCACGACCATCAGCACACCCTGGGCTACTTCCACGAGGGCGACGCCTCGCACGTGCAGCAGGCCATCGACGCCGCCCTGGCTGCCCGCACCCAGTGGGCTGAACTGCCCTGGGAGCACCGCGCTTCCATCTTCTTGAAAGCCGCCGAGCTGCTGGCTGGCCCCTACCGGGCCCGTATCAATGCCGCCACCATGCTGGGCCAGAGCAAGAACGCCTATCAGGCAGAAATCGACGCGGCCTGCGAGCTGATCGACTTTTTCCGCTTCAACGTGTTCTTCATGCAGGAAATCTACAAGCAGCAGCCCGAGAGCCTGCCCGGCATGTGGAACCGCCTGGAGCAGCGCCCCCTCGAAGGCTTCGTGTTTGCCCTGACGCCGTTTAACTTCACCTCCATTGCCGCCAACCTGCCCGCCTCGGTAGCCATGATGGGCAACGTGGTGGTGTGGAAGCCCGCCTACACCCAGATCTACTCGGCTCAGGTGCTGATGGAGCTCTTCAAAGAAGCTGGCGTGCCCGACGGCGTCATCAACCTGGTGTATGTGGACGGCCCCGTCACCGGCGACGTTATCTTCAACCACCGCGACTTTGCCGGCATCCACTTCACCGGCTCTACCGGCGTGTTCCAGAACATCTGGAAGACCATCGGCCAGAACATCCACAAGTACAAAAGCTACCCGCGCATCGTGGGTGAAACAGGCGGCAAGGACTTTATCCTGGCCCACCACTCGGCTCACCCCCGGCAGGTAGCCACGGCTATTACCCGCGGCGCTTTCGAATACCAGGGGCAAAAGTGCTCGGCGGCCTCCCGCGCCTACATTCCCAGCAACATCTGGGACGAGGTGAAAGGCTATGTGCAGGAAGATCTGAAGTCCATCAAGATGGGCGACGTGGAAGACTTCTCCAACTTCGTCAACGCCGTTATTACCGAGGCTTCCTTCGACAAGCTGGCCCGCTACATTGATGCCGCCAAGGCCGACGACTCGGTGGAAATCATTGCCGGCGGCGGCCATGATAAGTCGAAAGGCTACTTCATCGAGCCCACGGTGATTGTGACCAAGAACCCGCAGTACGTGACCATGTGCGAGGAGCTGTTTGGCCCCGTGCTGACCCTGCACGTCTACGATTCCCAGGATTTCGAAAAGACCCTGGACCTGGTGGACGGCACCTCGCCCTACGCCCTGACCGGCGCTATCTTCGCTCAGGACCGCTACGCCATTGACCTGGCCTCGAAAAAGCTGGTGCACGCGGCCGGCAACTTCTACATCAACGACAAGCCCACCGGCGCGGTAGTTGGTCAGCAGCCCTTCGGCGGGGCCCGTGCCTCCGGCACCAACGACAAGGCCGGCTCCATGCTAAACCTGCTGCGCTGGGTGTCGCCGCGCGCCATCAAGGAAACCTTCGTGACGCCCGTCGACTACCGCTACCCCTTTATGGGCGTGGACACCGGCGAGAACCTGAACATTACGGGTCAGGGCGGCTTCTAA
- a CDS encoding lantibiotic dehydratase — MKHLYHFHPNLVLRTPAAPFDSSFDGAQLQSQLQDAGFMEALYLASPDLCQECRKWQSGEFTDPRKIEKLQSTVARYYARMSSRCTPFGLFAGCSVLSWGPESRMVLAPEHNSRHTRLDMHYLCALAYQISELSAVKERIRYFPNTSIYQIGQEVRYIEHRFVQEERVHQISSAAATSTLLQVIEASREGLTCLALAQLLADNDDELPAAQAYIEQLIQAQVLVSELEPTVTGPEFYTHLQTVLARLQAAAPDAGIQSLQNTLKHVAELLGTLDQNAVNPAAAYEQIVDALLPLGIPIQKNKLFQTDSIRGLQPGATLSAAVQEQLLEALDVLTYLATPHRNERLEDFKERFQARYEGQAVPLLEALDNESGLRYSDFGKSTYSPLVHDLALSGQSSKARSLRQNEVQHFMYQKLREADRNHQYSVEITRAEVQGFTAVANPLPPSLPVMFRLLDEGRILLENAGGSSAVNLLGRFAHADGRVEQIIREVTRHEQDQNPAVIFAEIAHLPVSRVGNILLRPAFRDFEIPYLAQSGRPVEGQIRLQDLTLAMQGQQLVLRSKVTNQIIVPRLSTAHNFGHQALPVYEFLCDLQTQGLQHQLGFSWSAVSLYAKFLPRLTFRQVVLQPASWQLDRADLRDLLAASAADMEASLLEFRRRWQLPRFFTLADGDNELLVDADNPTSVAVWLAAIRSRPMVKLKEFLFAGDASPVQDAQGRAYVHQLVALLLRKAPCYTALGKTQASQQAEVVREFSMGSEWLYYKFYCGQKVADRVLIDVIRPLTEELLRQGLIDKWFFIRYADPDNHIRLRLHLPDVQRIGNIVHLVNACVQPYVSNGYIWKTQIDTYRRELERYGSSSMELSESLFFEDSRAVLAMMAETAGDDSANLWVWGLHQIDELLDAFDYPLADKLSLLHSLKESFGREFGMDKSLKLQLDAKYRSFRPTIQQALWQQELTGGTTHKQRVRYIAQQINGLNRRGELDVELPSLLGSYIHMLLNRLIPVDARLHEMVLYDFLHRQYQSQQALQKSAQITA, encoded by the coding sequence ATGAAACACCTCTACCATTTTCATCCCAATTTGGTCCTTCGTACCCCAGCCGCCCCCTTCGACAGCAGCTTTGATGGGGCGCAGCTGCAAAGCCAGCTCCAGGATGCCGGGTTTATGGAAGCTCTGTACCTGGCCTCCCCCGATTTGTGCCAGGAGTGCCGCAAGTGGCAGAGCGGGGAGTTCACAGACCCCAGGAAAATTGAGAAGCTGCAAAGTACCGTAGCGCGCTACTACGCCCGCATGAGCAGCCGTTGCACACCGTTTGGGCTGTTTGCAGGGTGTTCCGTGCTCAGCTGGGGCCCGGAAAGCCGCATGGTTTTGGCGCCCGAGCACAACTCCCGCCACACCCGGCTCGACATGCACTACCTGTGCGCCCTGGCGTACCAAATTTCGGAGTTGTCGGCTGTGAAGGAGCGGATCCGGTATTTTCCCAACACCAGCATTTACCAGATCGGGCAGGAAGTGCGCTACATCGAGCACCGCTTCGTGCAGGAAGAGCGGGTGCACCAGATCAGCTCGGCCGCCGCTACCAGCACCTTGCTGCAGGTTATCGAAGCTAGCAGGGAAGGCCTGACCTGCCTGGCATTGGCCCAATTGCTGGCCGACAACGACGACGAGCTGCCCGCCGCCCAGGCCTACATAGAGCAGTTGATTCAGGCTCAGGTGCTGGTCAGTGAGCTGGAGCCAACCGTTACGGGACCCGAGTTTTACACCCACCTGCAAACCGTGCTGGCCCGCCTGCAGGCTGCGGCACCCGATGCGGGTATCCAGTCTTTGCAAAACACCCTGAAGCACGTAGCGGAGCTGCTTGGTACGCTCGACCAGAACGCGGTAAACCCGGCCGCCGCCTACGAGCAAATCGTGGACGCGCTGCTGCCCCTGGGTATCCCGATCCAGAAGAACAAGCTGTTTCAGACCGATTCCATCCGCGGGCTGCAGCCGGGGGCCACGCTTAGTGCCGCCGTGCAGGAGCAGCTGCTCGAAGCCCTGGACGTGTTGACTTACCTGGCCACGCCCCACCGCAACGAGCGGCTCGAAGACTTTAAAGAACGGTTTCAGGCCCGCTACGAAGGCCAGGCCGTGCCCTTGCTCGAAGCCCTCGACAATGAAAGCGGCCTGCGCTACTCCGACTTTGGCAAAAGCACCTACTCACCGCTGGTGCACGATCTGGCCTTGAGCGGGCAAAGCAGCAAGGCCCGCTCCCTGCGCCAAAACGAGGTGCAGCACTTCATGTACCAGAAGCTGCGCGAGGCCGACCGCAACCATCAGTACAGCGTGGAAATAACCCGGGCCGAGGTGCAGGGCTTCACGGCCGTAGCTAATCCACTGCCCCCATCGCTGCCGGTCATGTTTCGTCTGCTGGATGAAGGCCGTATCCTGCTTGAAAATGCGGGCGGCTCCAGCGCCGTCAACCTGCTGGGCCGTTTTGCCCACGCCGACGGCCGTGTAGAGCAGATTATCCGGGAAGTGACCCGTCATGAGCAAGACCAGAACCCGGCCGTAATCTTTGCCGAAATTGCCCACCTGCCGGTAAGTCGTGTGGGCAACATCCTGCTGCGCCCTGCCTTTCGGGACTTCGAAATTCCCTACCTGGCGCAATCGGGCCGGCCGGTGGAAGGCCAGATCCGGCTGCAGGACCTGACTCTGGCCATGCAGGGCCAGCAGCTGGTACTCCGTTCCAAGGTTACCAACCAGATTATCGTGCCCCGCCTGAGTACGGCCCACAATTTCGGCCATCAGGCTCTGCCGGTCTACGAGTTTTTGTGCGACCTGCAAACCCAGGGTCTGCAGCACCAGTTGGGCTTTTCGTGGAGCGCGGTGTCGCTCTACGCCAAATTTTTGCCCCGCCTTACCTTCCGCCAGGTAGTGCTGCAGCCCGCCTCCTGGCAACTCGACCGCGCCGACCTGCGCGACCTGCTCGCGGCTTCCGCGGCCGATATGGAGGCAAGCCTGCTCGAATTCCGCCGCCGCTGGCAGCTGCCGCGCTTCTTTACCCTGGCCGACGGCGATAATGAGCTGCTGGTTGACGCCGACAACCCGACCAGCGTGGCCGTGTGGCTGGCCGCTATTCGCAGCCGGCCCATGGTTAAGCTCAAGGAATTCCTATTTGCAGGGGACGCCAGCCCCGTGCAGGACGCCCAGGGGCGGGCCTATGTGCATCAGCTGGTGGCCTTGCTGCTGCGCAAGGCGCCCTGCTACACGGCTCTGGGCAAAACCCAGGCCAGCCAGCAGGCCGAGGTTGTCAGGGAGTTTTCGATGGGCTCCGAGTGGCTGTACTACAAGTTCTACTGCGGGCAGAAAGTGGCCGACCGGGTGCTGATCGACGTTATCCGGCCCCTGACCGAGGAGTTGCTGCGGCAAGGGCTGATTGACAAGTGGTTTTTCATCCGCTACGCCGACCCGGACAACCACATCCGCCTGCGGCTGCACCTGCCCGACGTGCAGCGCATCGGCAACATCGTGCACTTGGTGAATGCCTGTGTGCAGCCCTACGTGAGCAACGGCTACATCTGGAAAACCCAGATTGACACCTACCGGCGCGAACTGGAACGCTACGGCTCGAGCAGCATGGAACTGTCCGAATCCTTGTTCTTCGAGGACAGCCGGGCCGTGCTGGCCATGATGGCCGAAACCGCCGGCGACGACAGCGCCAACCTCTGGGTATGGGGCCTGCACCAGATTGACGAGCTGCTCGATGCCTTCGACTACCCGCTGGCGGACAAGCTGAGTTTGCTGCACTCGCTCAAGGAAAGCTTCGGCCGCGAGTTTGGCATGGACAAAAGCCTGAAGCTGCAGCTCGACGCCAAGTACCGCAGCTTCCGCCCCACGATTCAGCAGGCCCTGTGGCAGCAGGAACTCACGGGCGGTACCACTCACAAGCAGCGCGTACGCTACATTGCCCAGCAGATCAATGGCCTAAACCGGCGCGGAGAGCTGGATGTGGAATTGCCTAGCCTGCTCGGTAGCTACATTCACATGCTGCTCAACCGCCTGATTCCAGTGGATGCCCGCCTGCACGAAATGGTGCTCTACGACTTTCTGCACCGGCAGTATCAGTCGCAGCAGGCCCTGCAGAAGAGCGCGCAGATTACAGCTTAG
- a CDS encoding LytR/AlgR family response regulator transcription factor yields MISCLIVDDEQGAIDILKTFIEKTPFLTLAGSTTNPIEALSMVQDQAIDLIFLDIHMPQISGLDFMRLLKGKSKVILTTAYSEFAVEGFELEALDYLLKPIAFERFLKAAQKALNTSMDSTARWQPAEKEDDYIFVKTESKGKMTKVNFDEIVFVEGMKNYISINTADDRIVTLLNIKDLEDRLPPKNFMRVHKSYIVSLNKIKALDGNQILFKDMKAYVPLGETYRNAFFEALQEKVMGGKK; encoded by the coding sequence ATGATTTCCTGCCTGATAGTGGATGACGAACAGGGTGCCATTGACATTCTAAAGACCTTCATCGAGAAAACGCCTTTCCTGACGCTGGCAGGCAGTACTACCAACCCAATTGAGGCCCTGAGCATGGTGCAGGACCAGGCCATCGACCTGATTTTCCTAGACATCCATATGCCCCAGATTTCGGGTCTGGACTTCATGCGCCTACTTAAAGGCAAAAGCAAAGTAATTCTGACTACCGCCTACAGCGAATTTGCCGTGGAAGGCTTCGAGCTGGAAGCCCTCGACTACCTGCTCAAGCCCATTGCCTTCGAGCGGTTCCTAAAAGCCGCCCAGAAAGCCCTGAACACCTCCATGGATAGCACCGCGCGCTGGCAGCCGGCCGAGAAAGAGGATGACTACATTTTCGTGAAGACGGAAAGCAAGGGCAAGATGACCAAGGTCAACTTCGACGAAATCGTGTTCGTGGAAGGAATGAAAAACTACATTTCCATCAATACCGCCGACGACCGAATTGTGACCTTGCTGAATATCAAGGACCTGGAAGACCGGCTACCGCCCAAAAACTTCATGCGGGTGCACAAGTCCTACATCGTGTCCTTAAACAAAATCAAGGCCCTGGACGGCAACCAGATTCTGTTTAAGGACATGAAGGCGTACGTTCCCCTGGGCGAAACCTACCGCAACGCCTTTTTCGAGGCGTTGCAGGAAAAGGTAATGGGCGGCAAAAAGTAA
- a CDS encoding sensor histidine kinase produces MLSRPFKAKSVLTHLLIWIGYIGYESAFLLISNNLTINFWETGLYFSLFAFLFYVNSLVLLPYFFARRAYASYAASVLLLLAFYGALRYATTVYVLPQVTQDLHYPYTTAKLFWGITLYRGVYFLLLSFGYWFSRNAVRLEKQKRLNEEQLRTAERSLMEADLAFLKSQINPHFLFNALNFLYAQAYPHSEDTAKGILLLSDIMRYALKDDDNNGKVMLEKEVQHLQNYIAINQLRFSNRLQIRFEVIGSLQFLMILPLILITFVENCFKHGELNDPDAPLLIQIKTENNRLHFLTSNKKRHGPKEKTTGIGLVNTQKRLDLVYPDRYTLVVTNDPEFYTCQLTIDL; encoded by the coding sequence ATGCTCTCCCGTCCATTCAAGGCTAAGTCTGTTCTAACCCATCTGCTCATCTGGATAGGCTACATTGGCTACGAGTCGGCATTTCTGCTGATTTCGAACAATCTAACTATTAATTTTTGGGAGACGGGCCTCTATTTCTCCCTTTTTGCCTTCCTGTTTTATGTCAACAGCTTAGTACTGCTGCCGTACTTCTTTGCCCGCCGCGCCTATGCGTCCTACGCCGCGTCAGTCTTGCTGCTGCTGGCCTTTTACGGGGCGCTGCGCTACGCCACCACGGTTTACGTGCTGCCCCAGGTTACCCAGGATCTGCACTATCCTTACACCACGGCTAAGCTGTTCTGGGGAATCACGCTTTATCGGGGAGTATACTTTCTGCTGCTCAGCTTCGGCTACTGGTTTTCGCGCAATGCCGTCCGGCTCGAAAAGCAGAAGCGCCTCAACGAGGAGCAGCTGCGCACCGCCGAGCGCAGCCTGATGGAAGCCGACCTGGCCTTTCTTAAAAGCCAGATCAACCCCCATTTCCTTTTCAACGCCCTGAATTTCCTATACGCCCAGGCCTACCCCCACTCCGAAGACACGGCCAAGGGCATTCTGCTGCTGTCGGACATCATGCGCTACGCCCTCAAAGACGACGACAACAACGGCAAGGTGATGCTGGAAAAGGAGGTGCAGCACCTGCAGAACTACATTGCCATCAACCAGCTGCGCTTCAGCAACCGCCTGCAGATTCGCTTCGAGGTAATCGGCAGCCTGCAGTTTCTGATGATTCTGCCCCTGATCCTGATAACCTTCGTTGAAAACTGCTTTAAGCACGGCGAGCTAAACGACCCGGACGCGCCGCTGCTTATTCAAATCAAAACCGAAAACAACCGGCTGCACTTTTTGACTTCCAACAAGAAACGGCATGGTCCCAAGGAGAAAACCACGGGCATCGGACTTGTAAATACTCAGAAAAGATTGGACCTTGTTTATCCGGACCGCTATACGCTGGTCGTAACCAACGACCCGGAGTTCTACACCTGCCAACTCACCATTGACCTCTAG